Proteins encoded by one window of Scatophagus argus isolate fScaArg1 chromosome 4, fScaArg1.pri, whole genome shotgun sequence:
- the mfsd3 gene encoding major facilitator superfamily domain-containing protein 3, whose translation MNDKLVFLGLLYFVQGIPYGLQSSLLPVYLRGAGHSLTRIGFTKILYFPWVLKVLWAPLVDRLSTKRRWLVGTVSGLALTCLSSAALAPEAHIWGVAGTLLAMNTLASVQDIAVDGAAVGLLKGRGELGLGNTAQVVGYKAGSVFAGGGLLAVIDVAGWSWMFLLLMFVYAGVALFVWGAPVLDDETVRSQQADGSRRAWQGADAMRPWKVWRKLLAVPGTPWTVLYVLTYKLGEQGAVTMFPLFLLDHHMTARELGFWNGVIAMGFSICGSSLGGLLLAQFSIGALMRRVFVLRTISMVFQSSLLTVLEPSPLMKGMAVLSMSVQHFLGGLITTLTFTTMMHCTQRAEESIQATHYSFLATLEVLGKLTFGALAGGVVDWFGFQVAFLFFLTLSAGTALHVWTATFTGALREHQLKEQPK comes from the exons ATGAATGACAAACTAGTCTTCCTGGGCCTGCTGTACTTTGTCCAGGGCATCCCCTATGGTCTCCAGTCTTCCCTGCTTCCTGTCTACCTGCGTGGAGCTGGTCACTCCCTCACCCGCATTGGCTTCACCAAGATCCTCTACTTCCCCTGGGTCCTCAAGGTGCTCTGGGCCCCTTTGGTGGACCGGCTCAGCACCAAACGTCGCTGGCTGGTGGGGACAGTTTCTGGGCTGGCTCTGACATGCCTCTCCAGTGCTGCCCTGGCCCCGGAAGCACACATCTGGGGAGTAGCAGGAACCCTGTTGGCCATGAACACCTTGGCCTCTGTTCAGGATATTGCTGTAGACGGGGCTGCGGTGGGGTTGTTGAAAGGTCGTGGGGAGCTGGGGCTGGGAAACACAGCCCAAGTCGTGGGCTACAAGGCTGGGTCGGTGTTTGCCGGAGGTGGGCTGCTGGCTGTCATTGACGTGGCTGGGTGGAGCTGGAtgttcctgctgctgatgttcgTGTATGCAGGCGtggctctgtttgtgtgggGGGCCCCTGTGCTGGATGATGAGACTGTGAGGAGCCAGCAGGCAGATGGGAGCAGGAGGGCATGGCAGGGAGCAGATGCTATGAGACCATGGAAGGTGTGGAGGAAGCTGCTGGCAGTGCCCGGCACCCCCTGGACAGTCCTGTACGTGCTGACATACAAACTGG GTGAGCAGGGTGCAGTCACcatgtttcctcttttcctgcTGGATCATCACATGACCGCCAGGGAGCTCGGCTTCTGGAACGGCGTCATCGCCATGGGCTTCTCCATCTGCGGGTCGTCCCTGGGAGGCCTGCTGCTCGCTCAGTTCAG CATCGGGGCTCTGATGCGACGTGTGTTTGTACTGCGCACCATCAGCATGGTCTTCCAAAGCTCTCTGCTCACCGTACTGGAACCATCACCACTCATGAAAG GTATGGCCGTCTTGAGCATGAGTGTTCAACACTTCCTGGGCGGCCTCATCACCACGCTCACCTTCACTACCATGATGCATTGCACTCAGCGGGCCGAGGAAAGCATTCAG GCGACCCACTACAGTTTCCTGGCGACCCTGGAGGTTCTGGGGAAGCTGACGTTTGGCGCTCTGGCCGGAGGCGTGGTGGATTGGTTCGGTTTCCAAGTtgccttcctcttcttcctcacgCTGTCCGCCGGGACGGCCCTGCATGTGTGGACGGCCACCTTCACTGGTGCTCTCAGGGAACACCAGCTCAAAGAACAGCCCAAGTGA
- the anxa1a gene encoding annexin A1a, whose amino-acid sequence MSFISAFLQQTVYLGMPDDSVQKKEGTVTAAANFNPSGDAAVLDKAIKTKGVDENTIIEILVKRSNEQRQQIKEAYQQASGKSLESALKSALKGDLEEVVLALLKTPAQYDAQQLKLAMKGLGTDEDTLIEILASRNNREILDIKKAYKEEYKKDLEDDIRSDTSGDFKTALLELCKAGRTEGVCEQLIDSDARALYEAGEGRKGKDCSVFIDILTSRSALHLRQVFDRYSKYSKVDVAKAIDLEMKGDIENCLTAVVKCAGSRPAFFAEKLYLAMKGKGTRKSILTRIMVSRSEIDMKRIKEEYKKNYGKTLYQDILDDTKGDYEKILLALCGGEN is encoded by the exons ATGTCTTTCATCAGTGCCTTCTTGCAGCAGACGGTCTATCTGGGCATGCCCGATGATTCA GTCCAGAAGAAAGAGGGGACGGTGACTGCCGCAGCAAATTTCAACCCCAGCGGAGATGCAGCAGTCTTGGACAAGGCCATCAAGACGAAAG GTGTGGATGAGAACACCATCATTGAAATTTTGGTGAAAAGGAGCAACGAGCAGAGGCAGCAGATTAAAGAGGCTTACCAGCAGGCCAGCGGCAAG TCTCTGGAGTCAGCGCTGAAGAGCGCTCTGAAGGGGGATCTGGAGGAAGTGGTGCTGGCTCTGCTGAAAACGCCAGCCCAGTACGACGCCCAGCAGCTGAAACTGGCTATGAAG ggTCTGGGTACAGACGAGGACACCCTCATAGAGATTTTGGCTTCCAGAAACAACAGGGAGATCCTGGACATCAAGAAAGCCTACAAGGAAG AATACAAAAAGGACCTGGAGGACGACATCAGATCTGACACCAGTGGAGATTTCAAGACTGCGCTGCTTGAACTCTGCAAG GCCGGCAGGACAGAAGGCGTTTGCGAGCAGCTGATCGACAGCGATGCCAGGGCTCTGTACGAGGCcggggaggggaggaagggcAAGGACTGCTCCGTCTTCATCGACATCCTCACCAGCAGGAGTGCCCTTCATCTCCGTCAAG TGTTTGACAGGTACTCAAAGTACAGCAAAGTGGACGTGGCCAAAGCTATCGACCTGGAGATGAAGGGAGATATTGAAAACTGTCTCACTGCAGTAG TGAAGTGTGCTGGAAGCAGGCCTGCGTTCTTTGCTGAGAAGCTCTACTTGGCCATGAAG GGTAAAGGGACCCGTAAATCCATCCTGACCCGCATCATGGTGAGCCGCTCTGAGATCGACATGAAACGGATCAAGGAAGAGTACAAGAAAAACTACGGCAAAACGCTCTACCAGGATATTCTG gatGACACTAAAGGAGACTATGAGAAGATTCTGCTCGCCCTCTGTGGAGGTGAAAACTAG
- the LOC124058052 gene encoding GRIP and coiled-coil domain-containing protein 1 produces the protein MCSKTCCLSLPSLAFSPHCLQPVPNICFVIQAVIHHKTPWMQKWAAFRRWIGADPRKHCGHEVTRGSSESQLSGTSDAERSQEVKIYIPYESAELCVTQITEDMEAMRRRHLEVLQDLEENFEITARENQVWTVHRIRSHYQNKLNTVRRILDLYQDKVERKNADCERRVAALTAQNEQLLEEQRAERRRSKEEALQWDREKSKMLELFSNRLDVLHSHQASTLQELQMARQEVGKVQEMLMVSSQEATEESESSENKGLSAQQQTVACNESDQPLEGAKARLEELKESLYQREREITELLEAEGSPVPNVPPVPPVPPVPQPPCGVLLPTVILKVLLSY, from the exons ATGTGTTCCAAgacttgctgtctctctcttccttctcttgcCTTCTCGCCACACTGTTTACAACCGGTGCCCAACATTTGCTTTGTTATTCAAGCTGTCATTCACCACAAAACTCCGTGGATGCAGAAGTGGGCCGCGTTCAGACGCTGGATCGGTGCCGATCCCAGAAAACACTGCGGACACGAGGTTACCCGAG GCTCTTCAGAATCCCAGCTGTCAGGTACCAGTGATGCAGAGAGGTCACAAGAGGTCAAGATCTACATCCCCTACGAGTCAGCTGAACTGTGCGTCACTCAG ATAACCGAGGACATGGAAGCAATGAGGAGACGACACCTGGAAGTCCTGCAGGATTTAGAGGAGAACTTTGAGATCACAGCGCGAGAGAACCAG GTGTGGACTGTGCACAGGATCAGGTCTCACTACCAGAACAAGCTGAACACTGTGAGGAGAATCCTGGACCTGTACCAGGACAAGGTGGAGAGGAAGAACGCTGACTGTGAGAGGAGAGTCGCG GCCTTGACTGCACAGAAcgagcagctgctggaggagcagcgagctgagaggaggaggagtaaagAGGAGGCCCTGCAGTGGGACAGAGAAAAG AGCAAAATGCTGGAACTGTTCTCTAACAGGCTGGATGTCCTGCACAGCCACCAGGCCTCCA CACTGCAGGAGCTGCAAATGGCCAGGCAGGAAGTGGGGAAGGTCCAAGAAATGTTGATGGTGTCGTCTCAGGAGGCCACTGAGGAAAGTGAAAGTTCAGAGAACAAAGGgctttcagcacaacaacagaCTGTG GCCTGCAATGAGTCAGATCAGCCACTGGAGGGGGCTAAAGCCCgtctggaggagctgaaggagagcCTGTaccagagggagagggagatcactgagctgctggaggCAGAGGGGAGCCCCGTCCCCAACGTCCCCCCTGTCCCCCCTGTCCCCCCTGTCCCTCAGCCTCCCTGCGGCGTTCTGCTTCCCACAGTCATTCTCAAGGTGCTGCTCAGCTATTAA
- the si:dkey-96l17.6 gene encoding kinesin-like protein KIN-14E encodes MTEENRVALVQARDKLDRLLAAKEDNNGKEDKTADQEGLDECESSLSLLRETVRGYEVSRLALDCIKTGESPLINDCDAASELEDILGRGTIWTTEGVKSVGQQLLLLQDQLKQVKEEKKKIIENYNSERTMRKKYYNMVEDMKGKIRVFCRIRPVSRAEVEQGGNIVVQKLDDYSVTVETPRGQREFQFDRVFSAEASQDDLFCDTSRLIQSSIDGYNVCIFSYGQTGSGKTFTMVGDKEQKNPGIMPRSFNAIFDIIQENSTKFTFKVSAYMLELYNDRLQDLFVSPAGETHAQPQSHGQARRVEIKRNRKGVVFAQGAETKEASSAQELYALFQQACANRHISATKMNVESSRSHLIVGITVESRNLTNGSVSTGKLSLVDLAGSERAAKTGAKDHQLKEANSINKSLSALGDVISALSAELPHVPYRNSKLTQVMQDSLGGNAKTVMIVNISPSECNLDETLTSLIYATRVKAITNNVQRNVESKEIVQLKEMIMKLRAGQSVEEEDV; translated from the exons ATGACTGAGGAGAACCGGGTCGCTCTGGTCCAAGCCAGAGACAAACTGGACCGTCTACTGGCTGCCAAAGAAGACAATAATGGCAAAGAGGATAAGACTGCTGACCAAGAGGG gTTAGATGAATGTGAGTCGAGCTTGTCTTTGCTGAGAGAAACAGTGAGGGGATACGAGGTCTCTCGGCTGGCTTTGGACTGCATTAAAACTGGGGAAAGTCCCTTAATAAACG ACTGTGACGCAGCCTCAGAACTGGAGGACATCTTGGGACGAGGGACAATCTGGACCACAGAGGGAGTGAAGAGTGTTGGTCAGCAGCTTCTCTTGCTGCAGGATCAG CTAAAGCAAGttaaagaagagaagaagaaaataattgagaacTACAATTCAGAAAGGACAATGAGGAAGAAGTACTACAACATGGTGGAAGACATGAAAG GTAAGATCAGAGTGTTTTGTCGGATTCGACCCGTGAGCCGAGCCGAGGTTGAGCAGGGTGGCAACATCGTTGTGCAGAAACTTGACGATTACTCGGTCACCGTGGAAACGCCTCGAGGGCAGAGGGAGTTTCAGTTCGACCGGGTGTTCAGCGCCGAAGCCTCGCAGGATGACCTGTTCTGTGACACCAGCAG GCTGATCCAGTCGTCTATCGATGGCTACAACGTCTGCATCTTTTCATATGGCCAGACGGGCTCAGGGAAGACCTTCACCATGGTGGGGGACAAGGAACAGAAGAACCCTGGGATCATGCCAAGATCTTTTAACGCCATATTTGATATCATACAGGAGAACAGCACCAAATTCACTTTCAAG GTTTCGGCCTACATGCTGGAGCTGTACAACGACAGGCTGCAGGACCTCTTTGTGAGTCCGGCTGGTGAGACCCATGCACAGCCCCAGTCCCATGGCCAGGCCAGGCGGGTGGAGATCAAGAGGAACAGAAAGGGGGTTGTGTTCGCACAAGGAGCAGAGACAAAGGAGGCTTCCAGTGCCCAGGAGCTCTACGCTCTGTTCCAGCAGGCCTGCGCCAACCGACACATCTCTGCCACCA AGATGAACGTGGAGAGTTCCCGCTCCCACCTCATCGTCGGCATCACAGTGGAGAGCAGGAATCTGACCAATGGGAGCGTGAGCACCGGGAAGCTGAGCCTTGTGGACCTGGCAGGCAGCGAGAGAGCAGCCAAGACCGGGGCCAAGGACCACCAGCTAAAG GAGGCCAACTCCATTAACAAGTCTCTGAGCGCTCTGGGTGATGTGATCTCAGCGTTGTCTGCTGAACTGCCCCATGTGCCATACAGGAACAGCAAGCTGACTCAG GTGATGCAGGACTCCCTCGGTGGAAATGCCAAAACCGTCATGATCGTCAACATCTCTCCTTCAGAGTGCAACCTCGATGAGACGCTCACGTCTCTCAT TTACGCCACAAGAGTGAAGGCCATAACCAACAATGTTCAGAGAAATGTGGAAAGCAAAGAGATTGTCCAGCTGAAGGAG ATGATCATGAAGCTGAGGGCAGGACAGAgtgtggaagaggaggatgtttgA